The following coding sequences are from one Desulfonatronum thioautotrophicum window:
- a CDS encoding type 4a pilus biogenesis protein PilO → MDNQTIGQRLESLSKLHKLAILALLVIVALGSYAFFSFMPKLERKAFLQEDIQNLETSIATNRRLAARLPELEEEMAAREYELLLAKMLLPEDAQERERLLAAIERLGMNIGVEFLLFQPGAEVMHDFFASREVQLRMRGEFHNLITFFDRMARLDRLVRLDSLRLQPTATAGTGPVTLTAESTIQVYRALSEQEIQAAQEQQTQQQQTRRRR, encoded by the coding sequence ATGGATAACCAGACAATAGGTCAACGACTGGAAAGCTTGAGCAAGCTGCACAAGCTGGCGATCCTTGCTTTGTTGGTCATCGTCGCCTTGGGAAGTTATGCCTTTTTTTCTTTCATGCCGAAGCTGGAGCGCAAGGCCTTTTTGCAGGAGGATATCCAGAATCTGGAGACGTCAATCGCCACCAATCGGCGACTGGCTGCCAGACTGCCGGAACTGGAAGAGGAAATGGCTGCTCGGGAATATGAGCTGCTTTTGGCCAAGATGTTGCTTCCCGAGGATGCCCAGGAGCGCGAGCGCCTTTTGGCGGCCATCGAGCGGCTGGGCATGAATATTGGTGTGGAATTTCTGCTTTTTCAGCCCGGTGCTGAAGTCATGCATGACTTTTTTGCCTCCCGTGAAGTCCAGCTGCGCATGCGTGGGGAGTTTCACAACCTGATTACTTTTTTTGATCGCATGGCAAGGCTGGATCGTCTTGTCAGATTGGATAGCCTTCGCTTGCAACCCACAGCCACAGCCGGAACCGGCCCGGTTACTTTGACTGCCGAAAGCACCATCCAGGTCTACCGGGCCTTGAGTGAACAAGAAATTCAAGCCGCACAAGAACAACAAACTCAGCAACAACAAACCAGGCGACGCAGATAG
- the pilQ gene encoding type IV pilus secretin PilQ, with product MDNFKRAKGTAADQLRLTQRSVPLFSRILFGMFLFTLVTTWSDGSIAFDAEKAVVHLAEHVSPAGEKTGDVTASQEALEVLTVVDLTRKNVSPELAVRHASFFQTQDGHVAVRLEAAERLPWRTVSARPGQLRILFPDVAIPGTLTRLHQLHAFDHVVKTAMLRNTSDGAELVLTATGPVLVEPETVLDGLVLRFMDAEAAAAENGPAPERRAAHQDTLQDRPVQDALELRFPEEEALFPGMREEYVGTPISIDLQNAEVEHVLRLIGEVAGYNLILDAGVGGRISMKLDNVPWDQVLDLVLVQRNLGMVARGNILRISTAQQLESEREQRRRAREAAMQAQETIERLEPLQTVYIQINYAEAPEMYTKIRPFLSERGQLSHDSRTNVLILTDSPLRTRQIQGIIDRLDQPERQVMIEARVVYATDDFQRSLGIRWGGGIEGVTTEYFRGIYGVAQGPGGGPINQGGVDQVGYLVNAPSTLTPTFGIGGFISKLVGPDMFTLDAQLQLAEIKEEARTVSSPRVVTLNNSQAVIKQGTKVRVNVLDEATNVITPRFEDAVLELSVTPQITPDDQLILTLVVRDDIPIGENIDTKSAEAKLIISNGETIVLGGVFKAIESERENRVPGLANIPGLGNLFKSRTTEQRREELLIFIRPTIL from the coding sequence ATGGATAATTTCAAGAGAGCAAAAGGTACTGCCGCAGATCAGCTGCGCTTGACTCAGCGCTCGGTTCCGCTTTTTTCACGCATCCTTTTCGGTATGTTCCTGTTCACGCTGGTCACGACATGGAGCGATGGCTCCATCGCTTTTGATGCGGAAAAGGCCGTGGTTCACCTTGCGGAGCACGTGTCTCCAGCTGGAGAAAAGACCGGGGATGTCACAGCGAGCCAGGAGGCATTAGAGGTACTCACTGTTGTTGATTTGACCAGGAAGAACGTTTCTCCCGAGTTGGCAGTGCGGCATGCCTCATTTTTTCAAACACAGGACGGCCATGTCGCTGTCCGCTTGGAGGCTGCTGAAAGACTGCCGTGGAGAACCGTCTCAGCCCGGCCAGGGCAGCTCCGGATTCTTTTTCCTGACGTGGCAATTCCTGGGACATTGACCCGCCTTCATCAGCTTCATGCTTTTGACCACGTCGTAAAAACCGCGATGCTGCGCAATACCTCTGATGGAGCAGAACTGGTTTTGACCGCGACCGGTCCGGTGCTCGTAGAGCCTGAAACTGTCCTCGACGGCTTGGTGTTGCGCTTCATGGACGCCGAAGCCGCAGCCGCGGAAAATGGTCCTGCCCCTGAACGCCGCGCAGCTCACCAGGATACACTTCAGGATCGACCAGTCCAGGATGCACTTGAATTGCGTTTTCCCGAGGAAGAGGCGCTGTTTCCCGGTATGCGCGAGGAATACGTCGGAACGCCGATATCCATTGATTTGCAGAATGCCGAGGTGGAACATGTCCTGCGGCTGATCGGTGAGGTGGCCGGGTATAATTTGATTCTGGACGCCGGGGTCGGCGGGCGAATTTCCATGAAGCTGGATAACGTGCCCTGGGACCAAGTCCTGGATCTTGTGCTTGTCCAGCGCAACCTGGGCATGGTGGCCCGAGGAAATATCCTGCGCATCAGCACGGCGCAGCAACTGGAAAGCGAGCGGGAACAGCGCCGCCGGGCCCGTGAAGCCGCCATGCAGGCCCAGGAAACCATCGAACGGTTGGAGCCGTTGCAGACGGTCTATATCCAGATCAATTATGCTGAAGCTCCGGAAATGTACACGAAAATTCGCCCTTTCCTAAGCGAGAGAGGTCAGCTTAGTCACGACTCACGAACTAACGTTCTCATCTTAACAGATTCTCCTTTACGCACTCGACAGATTCAAGGAATTATTGACAGGCTAGATCAGCCAGAACGGCAGGTCATGATTGAAGCCAGGGTCGTTTATGCCACAGACGATTTTCAACGCTCATTAGGTATTCGTTGGGGTGGTGGAATTGAAGGTGTCACCACAGAGTACTTTCGAGGGATATATGGTGTCGCTCAAGGGCCTGGGGGGGGACCAATTAATCAGGGGGGGGTCGACCAGGTTGGGTATTTAGTCAACGCTCCGTCTACTTTGACACCAACATTCGGAATCGGAGGATTTATTTCTAAGCTTGTTGGGCCAGATATGTTTACCCTGGATGCTCAATTGCAACTTGCAGAGATAAAGGAAGAAGCGAGGACCGTTTCCAGCCCGCGTGTTGTCACGTTGAACAATTCGCAAGCTGTCATCAAGCAAGGTACAAAAGTACGCGTCAACGTCCTTGATGAGGCAACTAATGTGATTACACCTCGATTTGAAGACGCTGTTCTCGAGCTGTCAGTCACTCCTCAAATTACTCCCGACGACCAACTCATATTAACACTTGTTGTTAGGGACGATATCCCCATTGGTGAAAACATAGACACTAAGTCCGCCGAGGCCAAGTTGATAATCAGTAACGGTGAAACAATCGTTTTGGGCGGTGTATTTAAAGCAATTGAAAGCGAACGCGAGAATCGTGTTCCGGGTTTGGCAAATATTCCAGGTCTTGGTAATCTTTTCAAGAGCAGGACCACTGAACAAAGAAGGGAAGAGCTGCTCATTTTCATTCGACCAACTATTTTATAG
- a CDS encoding pilus assembly protein PilP, with protein MDDRAMESFTPRQHDSWQLSFPSSPAVRTSLGRREIRHPLRLCAVLLGLTTVLCWLVSFNAAWAFQNTEAVDDAGVLSMGTSLELPDWLRTPDGYVFQPQGKPDPFRPFVRPAPPVEETFRPQLPTRALTPLERIEATQLRIVGIVWSADRPEQALAMVEMPDGKGYILRPGVGVGRYGGKVRQITANEVIIEEQGQDIAGREQVREVILKLHPSEGNGHG; from the coding sequence ATGGATGACAGAGCGATGGAATCCTTCACACCCAGACAGCACGACTCTTGGCAATTGAGCTTTCCATCCTCTCCGGCCGTCAGGACTTCCCTGGGCCGGAGGGAAATACGGCATCCATTGCGTCTGTGCGCGGTTCTGCTTGGCCTGACAACGGTCCTCTGCTGGCTTGTTTCGTTCAATGCCGCGTGGGCGTTCCAGAATACCGAAGCGGTTGATGATGCCGGAGTGCTGTCCATGGGTACGTCTCTGGAACTGCCTGACTGGCTGCGCACCCCTGACGGATACGTCTTCCAGCCACAAGGCAAGCCGGACCCATTTCGACCGTTTGTTCGTCCGGCGCCTCCAGTAGAAGAGACGTTTCGCCCTCAGCTGCCAACACGGGCCTTGACACCCTTGGAACGCATCGAGGCCACGCAGTTACGAATTGTCGGCATTGTCTGGAGTGCGGACCGCCCTGAACAGGCGCTGGCCATGGTCGAAATGCCTGACGGAAAGGGCTATATTCTCCGGCCAGGGGTCGGCGTTGGCCGTTACGGCGGCAAAGTTCGCCAAATCACCGCCAACGAGGTGATTATTGAAGAACAAGGACAGGACATCGCCGGGCGTGAACAGGTCAGGGAAGTGATTCTCAAATTGCATCCATCCGAGGGGAATGGTCATGGATAA
- the mazG gene encoding nucleoside triphosphate pyrophosphohydrolase encodes MSGDNVALSRLRGVLEQLIGQEGCPWDKEQTPGTLADYLVEEVHELVDAIRSNKPDDVCEELGDVWFLLLFVTRLMEGDGHFTLEDALLQAAAKMVRRHPHVFAEATFTDQDALWANWETEKKKEKADRGPFEGIPTALPPLLRAYRIHSKAARLGFTWQDTQGVREQLDQEWQEWQAAQAEADLGGPAEKALDEYGDYLFTLVEYGRRNGLKANEALDRANRKFLGRFDQLAQLAAAKGIDLEGLDLDGWNALWNEVKQRHESSQN; translated from the coding sequence ATGAGTGGAGACAACGTGGCATTGTCACGCCTGCGCGGCGTACTGGAACAACTGATCGGACAAGAAGGCTGTCCCTGGGACAAGGAGCAGACCCCTGGAACCCTGGCCGACTATCTGGTGGAGGAAGTCCACGAACTGGTGGACGCCATCCGCTCCAACAAGCCGGATGACGTTTGCGAGGAATTGGGTGATGTCTGGTTTTTGTTGCTTTTCGTAACCCGCCTGATGGAAGGCGACGGCCACTTCACCTTGGAAGATGCCCTGCTTCAGGCCGCGGCCAAGATGGTCCGGCGCCATCCCCATGTCTTTGCTGAGGCCACGTTCACGGATCAGGACGCCCTTTGGGCCAACTGGGAAACAGAAAAAAAGAAGGAAAAGGCCGATCGTGGCCCTTTTGAAGGCATTCCCACAGCCCTGCCTCCCCTGTTGCGTGCCTATCGCATCCACTCCAAGGCAGCCCGACTGGGTTTCACCTGGCAGGACACGCAAGGGGTGCGGGAGCAGCTGGATCAGGAGTGGCAGGAATGGCAGGCTGCCCAGGCCGAGGCCGACCTCGGCGGACCAGCTGAAAAGGCCCTGGACGAATACGGCGACTACCTGTTCACCCTGGTGGAATACGGCCGCCGTAACGGACTCAAGGCCAACGAGGCTTTGGACCGGGCCAACCGCAAGTTCTTAGGCCGCTTTGATCAACTCGCCCAACTAGCCGCGGCGAAAGGCATTGACCTGGAAGGACTGGATCTGGATGGCTGGAACGCATTGTGGAACGAGGTGAAGCAGCGTCATGAATCAAGCCAAAATTGA
- a CDS encoding DUF294 nucleotidyltransferase-like domain-containing protein yields MFAKKAPSIHTLDSGVVLDFLRRTLPFNELPQQALEDLAKDAVLDFFTKGSIILTQGVSDISHIHLIQKGGVKLYLQDESGEVTLKDFRGEGGVFGALGVIRGAKASMTVEAVEDTFCFLLNKQTFLELVQNDPRLAQYYLKSFSENYIHKSFSELRRQRLTPKGEGSLILFSVPVADMIKRDVEATPGTYSVQKAAEYMARLRIGSLLVEDAKGVVRGIITDKDLRSKVVAKGLEYKTPVREIMTSPVRTIPADAVCFDALLAMMTHQIHHLAVEDGGKIIGVITSHDIMVLQGQSPLYLFREILAQRSFEGVHEVSRQVPQVVRPLIEEGGKANNITRVITVLNDLILDRLLTLLQEQLGPPPVPFCWMLMGSEGRKEQTFRTDQDNALIYADPRDEQEAERAEAYFAKFAEEAIEHLVLCGFPRCQGDIMASNPKWRLPYSGWRANFDRWVTVPEPQEVLHSTIFFDFRPGYGDKTLAEKLRDHLTKTLQGKELFFRHLAQDCFTSRPPLSFFRNFIVERDGEHRNRLDLKARGLVPFWDFARLMALRHGSQETNTLRRLQAVADGGHIPMELYRKAREAYEFLMQLRLVHQLKLMEGGSTPNNYVNPAELSDLEKQTLKGAFSVISSLQNFLKSAFMLNV; encoded by the coding sequence ATGTTCGCCAAAAAAGCGCCTTCCATTCATACGCTGGACTCCGGGGTTGTCCTGGATTTTCTTCGGCGCACATTGCCGTTCAATGAATTGCCCCAGCAGGCTCTGGAAGACCTGGCCAAGGACGCGGTCCTGGATTTTTTCACCAAGGGCAGCATCATCCTGACTCAGGGTGTCTCGGATATCTCCCATATTCACCTGATCCAGAAGGGAGGAGTCAAGCTCTATCTTCAGGATGAATCAGGTGAGGTCACGCTGAAGGATTTTCGCGGAGAGGGTGGGGTTTTTGGCGCCTTGGGGGTTATTCGGGGGGCCAAGGCCAGTATGACCGTGGAGGCAGTGGAGGATACCTTTTGTTTTCTCCTGAACAAGCAGACCTTTCTGGAGCTGGTTCAGAACGATCCCCGCCTGGCTCAGTACTACCTGAAATCCTTTTCCGAAAACTATATTCACAAGTCCTTCTCTGAATTGCGGCGGCAACGGCTGACGCCCAAGGGGGAGGGATCCTTGATCCTGTTCAGCGTTCCGGTGGCGGACATGATCAAACGCGATGTGGAAGCAACTCCTGGAACGTATTCCGTGCAAAAGGCCGCGGAATACATGGCCCGGTTGCGGATCGGCTCGCTGCTGGTGGAAGACGCCAAGGGGGTGGTCCGGGGAATTATCACTGACAAGGATCTGCGCTCCAAGGTCGTGGCCAAAGGGCTGGAGTACAAAACTCCTGTACGGGAGATCATGACCTCCCCTGTGCGGACCATCCCCGCGGACGCTGTCTGCTTCGACGCTCTGCTGGCCATGATGACCCACCAGATTCACCACCTGGCCGTGGAGGACGGCGGCAAGATCATTGGAGTGATCACCAGCCACGACATCATGGTCCTGCAGGGCCAGTCACCGCTGTATCTGTTTCGGGAAATCCTGGCCCAGCGGAGCTTTGAGGGCGTGCATGAGGTCTCCAGGCAGGTTCCTCAGGTGGTTCGGCCACTGATCGAGGAAGGGGGCAAGGCCAACAACATCACCCGGGTGATCACGGTGCTCAATGATTTGATCCTGGATCGCCTCCTGACCTTGCTGCAGGAGCAGCTCGGCCCGCCACCGGTTCCCTTCTGCTGGATGCTTATGGGCAGCGAGGGTCGCAAAGAGCAGACCTTTCGCACCGACCAGGACAACGCATTGATTTATGCTGATCCCCGAGACGAACAGGAAGCGGAGCGAGCCGAGGCGTACTTTGCCAAATTTGCGGAAGAAGCCATTGAACACTTGGTTCTGTGCGGCTTTCCCCGTTGTCAGGGAGACATCATGGCCTCCAACCCCAAATGGCGTTTACCCTATTCTGGCTGGCGCGCCAATTTCGATCGCTGGGTCACCGTTCCCGAACCCCAGGAAGTTCTGCATTCCACGATCTTTTTCGATTTCCGCCCTGGGTATGGGGACAAGACACTGGCCGAAAAGCTGCGGGATCACCTGACAAAGACATTGCAGGGAAAGGAATTGTTTTTTCGTCATCTGGCCCAGGATTGCTTTACGTCCCGCCCGCCGCTCTCGTTTTTTCGCAATTTCATTGTCGAGCGTGACGGAGAGCACAGGAATCGCCTGGACCTCAAGGCCAGAGGGTTGGTGCCCTTTTGGGATTTTGCTCGACTGATGGCCCTGCGTCACGGCAGCCAGGAAACGAACACATTGCGGCGACTCCAGGCCGTGGCGGATGGTGGGCATATCCCCATGGAGCTCTACCGCAAGGCCCGGGAGGCCTACGAGTTTTTGATGCAACTTCGTCTGGTTCACCAACTGAAACTGATGGAAGGGGGGAGTACTCCGAATAATTACGTCAATCCCGCGGAGTTGTCCGACCTGGAAAAGCAGACCCTGAAAGGGGCGTTTTCAGTGATCAGCAGTCTGCAAAATTTTTTGAAGTCAGCGTTCATGCTCAATGTTTAG
- the cmk gene encoding (d)CMP kinase, translating to MAEHVPGKIPDQLLGRFFEHSAGQRAEQPMIVTLDGPAGSGKTTVARMVATQLGIAYLDSGAMFRAVALRLGAHSWNLGRETLRERLADLEFSLHGRGGETDLLLDGELLTEEIRREEVGMWASNLAKVGVVREILKQAQQRLGAGTSLVAEGRDMGSVVFPQARYKFFLEATPEERAKRRWLQLKEMGVEEDLDALIANLRLRDDQDRNRPIAPLKPADDAVLINTAGLAPADVVLRVVQEIWLV from the coding sequence ATGGCTGAGCACGTGCCTGGGAAGATTCCTGACCAGCTTCTTGGCCGGTTTTTTGAACATTCCGCGGGTCAGCGGGCTGAACAGCCGATGATCGTCACCCTGGACGGCCCGGCCGGATCGGGCAAGACCACCGTGGCAAGGATGGTCGCAACGCAATTGGGCATTGCCTATTTGGACAGCGGAGCCATGTTTCGAGCCGTTGCCTTGCGCCTTGGAGCGCACAGCTGGAACCTGGGCCGGGAGACTCTCCGGGAGCGTCTGGCTGACCTGGAATTCTCTCTGCACGGGCGAGGCGGTGAGACGGACTTGTTGCTGGATGGAGAGCTGCTGACTGAGGAAATCCGACGCGAAGAGGTTGGGATGTGGGCTTCCAATCTGGCCAAGGTCGGCGTGGTTCGGGAAATCCTGAAGCAGGCTCAGCAACGCTTGGGAGCCGGCACCTCCCTGGTGGCCGAGGGCCGGGACATGGGTAGCGTGGTTTTTCCCCAGGCCAGGTACAAATTTTTCCTGGAAGCCACACCCGAGGAACGGGCCAAACGGCGCTGGCTGCAGCTTAAGGAAATGGGCGTCGAGGAAGACCTGGACGCCCTGATCGCCAATCTGCGCCTGCGCGACGATCAGGACCGCAACCGCCCCATCGCCCCGCTCAAGCCGGCGGATGACGCCGTGCTCATCAACACAGCAGGCTTGGCACCGGCGGATGTGGTTCTCCGGGTTGTTCAAGAAATATGGCTGGTCTGA
- a CDS encoding CvpA family protein — MPIADLNTLDILILVILGFTLVRGLFRGFIGEISSIAGLIAGFFLANKYHSMLLPLMESIFPDPGIAQLLSYALVFCTGLVGVLMVAAVLRHLLRVVLLGWVDRFAGGVIGLLKGALLCILLVLLLTTFLSPQAEILTTSRMAPQINRFSAILADLLPPEMRREFEDKSQPLRQSWRENVQQRLSGGQGGQQR; from the coding sequence ATGCCCATAGCCGATTTGAATACCCTGGACATCCTGATTCTGGTCATCCTTGGATTCACCCTGGTCCGCGGTCTTTTTCGCGGGTTTATCGGTGAAATATCCTCCATCGCCGGCCTGATTGCGGGTTTTTTTCTGGCCAACAAGTACCACTCCATGCTTCTGCCCCTCATGGAGAGCATTTTTCCAGACCCCGGCATTGCCCAGTTGCTCAGTTACGCCCTGGTCTTCTGCACCGGACTCGTGGGGGTGCTGATGGTTGCCGCGGTTCTGCGGCACCTTTTGCGGGTTGTCTTGCTGGGTTGGGTGGATCGCTTTGCCGGGGGAGTCATCGGGCTGCTCAAGGGGGCGCTGCTCTGTATTCTCCTGGTTCTGCTCCTGACCACGTTTCTCTCACCCCAGGCTGAGATACTGACCACATCCCGGATGGCTCCCCAGATCAACCGGTTTTCAGCCATTCTGGCGGATCTGCTCCCTCCGGAGATGCGTCGGGAGTTTGAGGACAAAAGCCAGCCTCTGCGCCAATCCTGGCGGGAGAATGTTCAGCAACGGTTATCCGGTGGCCAAGGTGGGCAGCAGCGATGA
- the hisC gene encoding histidinol-phosphate transaminase yields MNYSSLLRPEIQGFSPYTPGLSIDEIRAKYNLQRVIKLASNENPLGVSPLVRQELVRHAGGVFRYPRSSSPELRTALAAHLGVPEEWIVAGNGSDEIIDLLIRVAAVPGRDHILIFEPSFSMYRLLAKLSGVEIRTIPLGAEFHFPWNRLLQAATEQTALVFVTTPDNPTGFAPPVQELERVAQELPSRALLVVDEAYMDFAAPMDQYSLMSRLHDFPNVVVLRTFSKLYGLAGLRLGYGVMPPWLADALIRVKPPFSVNILAEIAGLAALRDGYFVQASLECVHAGRAWLTRELSRLGCRVFPSQANFLLFKPDHAVLSSLDIFQNLLQRGVIIRPLKSYGMEDYLRVTIGTEEDNEVFVQELEALLHG; encoded by the coding sequence TTGAATTACTCATCACTTCTACGTCCTGAAATCCAAGGCTTCAGCCCCTATACTCCGGGACTCTCCATTGACGAGATCCGAGCGAAATACAATTTGCAGCGGGTGATCAAGCTGGCCAGTAACGAAAACCCTTTGGGTGTTTCCCCGCTGGTTCGGCAAGAATTGGTGCGGCACGCCGGTGGCGTGTTCCGGTATCCCCGGTCGTCCAGCCCGGAACTGCGGACAGCTCTGGCGGCGCATTTGGGGGTGCCGGAGGAATGGATCGTGGCCGGCAATGGATCGGACGAGATCATCGACCTGCTGATTCGGGTCGCGGCCGTGCCTGGCCGTGATCACATCCTGATTTTCGAACCCAGTTTCAGCATGTATCGCCTGCTGGCCAAGCTGAGCGGCGTGGAAATCCGAACCATCCCCCTGGGCGCGGAGTTTCACTTTCCCTGGAACAGGCTGCTGCAAGCCGCCACCGAGCAGACGGCGTTGGTTTTCGTGACCACCCCGGACAATCCTACGGGATTTGCCCCACCGGTTCAGGAGCTGGAACGAGTCGCTCAAGAACTTCCGTCGCGAGCATTGCTGGTGGTCGACGAGGCCTACATGGACTTCGCCGCCCCCATGGACCAGTACTCCCTGATGTCCCGGCTGCACGATTTCCCCAACGTGGTGGTGCTGCGGACGTTTTCCAAGCTGTATGGGCTGGCGGGGCTGCGCTTGGGATACGGAGTCATGCCTCCCTGGCTGGCGGACGCGTTGATCCGGGTCAAGCCACCGTTCAGTGTGAACATACTTGCCGAAATTGCCGGGCTGGCCGCCTTGCGGGATGGGTATTTTGTCCAGGCCTCCCTGGAATGCGTTCATGCCGGAAGGGCTTGGCTGACCCGGGAATTGTCTCGGCTCGGTTGTCGGGTTTTTCCTTCCCAGGCCAATTTCTTGTTGTTCAAGCCAGACCATGCTGTGCTCTCCAGCCTGGACATATTTCAAAATCTGCTACAACGCGGAGTGATCATCCGGCCGCTGAAGAGTTATGGGATGGAGGACTATTTGCGGGTGACCATCGGCACGGAAGAGGATAATGAGGTGTTTGTCCAGGAACTTGAGGCCCTGCTCCATGGCTGA
- a CDS encoding 3'-5' exonuclease encodes MLTMTSPLQDLFSWLPGLPWRRQEEHSLLKANRAYFAAFSQDRPLTEYEFVVFDTELTGLNERRDEVVSIGAVRIKDLRIDLQQCFYTCIHPDQCVPKSSTLIHRITPGQADDAPKIESVLPDFVEFCGHALLVGHNIGLDIGFVNRALKKHMGGIMRNPCLDTMRLAMLYKESQWENYYDRYNLNVSYTLPDLSREYGLPLFDEHNALQDALQTAYLFLFFVHKLHGGKIKTLRDLFLAGRSWRWV; translated from the coding sequence ATGTTAACCATGACCTCTCCATTGCAAGACCTTTTTTCCTGGCTGCCTGGGCTTCCCTGGCGACGACAGGAAGAGCATTCCTTGCTCAAGGCCAACCGGGCGTACTTTGCCGCCTTTAGCCAGGATAGGCCTCTGACCGAGTATGAGTTCGTGGTCTTTGACACGGAATTGACTGGATTGAACGAGCGCCGGGATGAGGTCGTCTCCATCGGCGCGGTGCGCATCAAGGATCTGCGCATTGATCTGCAGCAGTGTTTCTATACCTGCATCCATCCGGATCAATGCGTCCCGAAAAGCAGTACGCTGATCCACCGGATAACGCCTGGCCAGGCGGATGACGCGCCAAAAATTGAAAGCGTCTTGCCGGATTTCGTGGAGTTCTGTGGTCATGCGCTTCTGGTGGGCCACAACATTGGCCTGGATATCGGGTTTGTGAATCGGGCCCTCAAAAAACACATGGGTGGAATCATGCGCAATCCCTGCTTGGACACCATGCGGCTGGCCATGCTGTATAAGGAATCCCAGTGGGAGAACTACTACGACCGCTATAACCTGAACGTTTCCTACACATTACCGGACCTGAGCAGGGAATACGGCCTGCCCCTGTTCGACGAGCACAACGCCCTGCAGGATGCCCTGCAAACCGCCTACCTGTTTTTATTTTTCGTGCACAAGCTGCACGGGGGAAAGATCAAAACGTTGCGGGATTTGTTTCTGGCTGGGCGAAGCTGGCGCTGGGTGTAG
- a CDS encoding DUF4212 domain-containing protein gives MKTRMDEYWGKNLRLIAILLGIWAVVGFVFGILLVNPLNNFSLGGFPLGFWFAQQGSIYVFVVLIFVYCYLMNKMDREYDVQE, from the coding sequence ATGAAGACACGAATGGATGAGTACTGGGGGAAGAACTTGCGATTGATCGCCATTCTTCTGGGGATTTGGGCCGTTGTCGGCTTCGTATTCGGGATACTTCTGGTGAACCCGCTGAACAATTTCAGTCTGGGTGGGTTTCCGCTGGGATTTTGGTTTGCCCAGCAGGGATCAATCTATGTCTTCGTCGTCCTGATTTTTGTCTACTGTTATCTGATGAACAAGATGGACAGGGAATACGACGTCCAAGAGTAG